In a genomic window of Bacillota bacterium:
- a CDS encoding V-type ATP synthase subunit D, with translation MEVRVSPTRMHLLRTRRRLAMAVRGHKLLKDKRDELMKKFLALVRRNKELREEVEGKLGKAFKSFLMARAVMPPEVIEEAIMYPKRTLEFDATSVNVLSVKVPKFSWAERGEAQESEIYPYGLAATASELDFAIGSLAGVLPRMVELAEVEKSVELLSAEIEKTRRRVNALEYVLIPQLEETARYITMKLDEMERGNLTRLMKVKEIVRERGA, from the coding sequence ATGGAGGTAAGGGTAAGCCCAACCCGGATGCATCTCCTGCGCACGCGCAGGCGTCTTGCGATGGCGGTGCGGGGCCATAAGCTTCTCAAGGATAAGCGCGATGAGCTTATGAAGAAGTTCCTCGCCCTCGTCAGACGCAACAAGGAGCTACGGGAGGAGGTAGAGGGTAAGCTCGGGAAGGCCTTCAAGAGTTTTCTCATGGCCCGCGCCGTGATGCCCCCCGAGGTTATCGAGGAGGCCATCATGTATCCCAAGCGGACGCTGGAGTTTGATGCCACCAGCGTAAACGTCCTGAGCGTGAAGGTTCCGAAGTTCTCATGGGCGGAAAGGGGCGAGGCGCAGGAGAGCGAGATATATCCGTACGGCCTGGCGGCTACCGCAAGTGAGCTTGATTTCGCCATAGGCTCGCTGGCCGGGGTCCTGCCCAGGATGGTCGAGCTCGCCGAGGTGGAGAAGTCCGTGGAGCTGCTCTCGGCCGAGATCGAGAAGACGCGGAGGCGCGTCAACGCCCTGGAATACGTCCTGATCCCACAGCTTGAGGAGACGGCCCGCTATATCACCATGAAGCTCGACGAGATGGAGCGCGGGAATCTCACCAGGCTCATGAAGGTCAAGGAGATAGTCAGGGAACGCGGGGCCTGA
- a CDS encoding MBL fold metallo-hydrolase, producing the protein MRLRWFGHACFMITSSSPEVRILTDPFDETVGYPVPSVRADIVTVSHDHFDHNNVGCVEGDPVVVKTPGRHEAKGVPVHGVSTFHDNQGGRKRGPNIVFVIGVDGLKICHLGDLGHMLDPAKVDEIGHVDILLVPVGGNFTIDAAGATRVIDALKPAVIVPMHYKTPALAFPIDPVDKFLIDKDNIVRTNSVSLELSAQDIPGERTIYVFSYE; encoded by the coding sequence ATGAGGCTTAGGTGGTTTGGTCACGCGTGTTTCATGATCACGAGCTCTTCCCCGGAGGTCAGGATCCTCACCGACCCCTTTGATGAAACGGTAGGCTATCCCGTGCCATCCGTCAGGGCCGATATAGTCACGGTGAGCCATGACCATTTCGACCACAACAATGTCGGGTGCGTCGAGGGCGACCCTGTTGTCGTGAAGACGCCCGGCAGGCACGAGGCAAAGGGCGTGCCCGTCCATGGGGTCTCCACCTTCCACGATAACCAGGGGGGCAGGAAGCGGGGGCCCAATATCGTGTTTGTTATTGGCGTGGATGGTCTGAAGATATGCCACCTAGGTGATCTCGGTCACATGCTCGACCCTGCCAAGGTGGATGAGATAGGACATGTCGACATATTGCTGGTCCCGGTCGGAGGCAACTTCACCATCGATGCCGCGGGCGCCACGAGGGTTATTGACGCGCTGAAGCCAGCCGTGATAGTCCCGATGCACTATAAGACCCCTGCCCTGGCTTTTCCCATAGATCCTGTTGACAAGTTCCTCATAGATAAGGATAATATAGTGCGGACGAATTCTGTATCACTCGAGCTTTCAGCCCAGGATATCCCGGGGGAGAGGACGATTTATGTGTTCTCCTACGAGTGA
- a CDS encoding insulinase family protein, whose translation MAHAEVLGNGLAVVTEEMPHMKSVSISIWIGAGSRYEDKSINGVSHFVEHMLFKGTRKREDNQKLSVAIEGVGGTINGFTNKEATCYLVKVPSEHFGVGLDVLCDIVLNSLFLPEAIEKERTVVIEEIRMVHDKADAWVHILLDELMWPGDPLGRSIAGTEDVIRSLSREDILEYVHGLYVPKNIVVSIAGNFKTEDVINAVSNYFSEGSGGKGEPGRKRTEPGQGENGSNTPGGSKILVEKRDIKQANFAVGLRAYGRTHPDRYVLEVLNAALGWGMSSRLFQEVRVRRGLAYAVGSDFETYVDTGLFKVYAGVDPAKGPEATRVVLDELWKIRDHGLSEEELRFAKNFFKGSLALRLEDTLNLSLRMGDSQLLIGRVIPVDEVLAKIEAVTLEDIKRVAADILRPDDLRMAAVGPFKDEKDMEAATMVQ comes from the coding sequence ATGGCTCACGCTGAGGTCCTCGGCAACGGCCTCGCCGTCGTCACCGAGGAGATGCCTCACATGAAATCGGTATCCATCAGCATTTGGATCGGAGCGGGTTCGAGATACGAGGATAAGAGCATCAACGGGGTATCCCATTTCGTAGAGCACATGTTGTTCAAGGGCACCCGGAAGCGGGAGGATAACCAGAAGCTGTCCGTTGCGATAGAGGGTGTGGGGGGCACCATTAACGGCTTCACTAATAAAGAGGCCACATGCTACCTTGTGAAGGTCCCTAGCGAGCATTTCGGGGTTGGGCTCGATGTTCTGTGCGACATTGTTCTCAATTCCCTTTTCCTGCCCGAGGCGATAGAGAAGGAGAGGACCGTCGTAATTGAGGAGATTAGAATGGTCCATGACAAGGCCGACGCCTGGGTCCACATCCTGCTGGATGAGCTTATGTGGCCGGGGGATCCCCTCGGCCGGAGCATCGCCGGGACCGAGGACGTGATCCGGTCCCTCTCCCGGGAGGATATCCTGGAGTATGTCCACGGCCTTTACGTCCCTAAAAACATCGTCGTGAGCATCGCGGGGAATTTCAAGACTGAAGATGTGATCAATGCGGTATCCAACTACTTCTCGGAAGGGTCGGGAGGGAAGGGCGAGCCCGGCCGCAAGCGGACGGAGCCCGGGCAGGGGGAGAACGGCTCGAACACCCCGGGCGGCTCGAAAATCCTGGTCGAAAAGCGCGATATCAAGCAGGCCAATTTCGCAGTTGGGCTTCGAGCCTACGGGCGGACCCACCCTGACCGGTACGTCCTGGAGGTTCTCAACGCGGCTCTCGGGTGGGGGATGAGCTCCCGGTTGTTCCAGGAGGTTCGCGTCAGGCGGGGCCTTGCCTACGCCGTCGGGTCGGACTTCGAGACCTACGTTGACACGGGTCTCTTTAAAGTCTACGCAGGCGTGGACCCAGCCAAGGGGCCCGAGGCGACCAGGGTTGTCCTTGATGAGCTTTGGAAGATCCGGGACCACGGCCTCTCCGAGGAGGAGCTCCGGTTCGCGAAGAACTTCTTCAAGGGAAGCCTCGCCCTGAGGCTCGAGGATACGCTGAATCTATCGCTGCGCATGGGCGATTCGCAGCTTCTTATCGGCCGCGTGATCCCGGTGGATGAAGTCCTGGCCAAGATCGAGGCTGTAACTTTAGAAGATATCAAGCGCGTCGCTGCCGACATCCTTCGCCCTGATGATTTGAGGATGGCGGCCGTCGGACCCTTTAAGGATGAGAAGGACATGGAGGCGGCGACGATGGTGCAGTAG
- a CDS encoding V-type ATP synthase subunit B, with amino-acid sequence MLKEYLTIREVAGPLMLVEQVEDVKYGELVEIELPGGEVRRGRVLEASGTNALIQLFEGSTGLNISSARVRFLGHGIELAVSMDILGRVFDGLGRPRDKGPRIIPEKKLDINGNPINPYARDYPSEFIQTGISAIDGLNTLVRGQKLPIFSASGLPHAELAAQIARQARVLATEEKFAVVFGAMGITFEEADYFISDFRRTGAIERAVLFVNLANDPAIERIATPRMALTAAEYLAYEQDMHVLVILTDMTNYCEALREVSAARKEVPGRRGYPGYLYTDLATIYERAGRIKGRKGSITQIPILTMPEDDKTHPIVDLTGYITEGQIFLSRDLHRKGIYPPIDVLPSLSRLKDKGIGKGKTREDHSDTMNQLYAAYARGKEAKELAVILGEAALSGIDRQFAKFADAFEARYVTQGRDENRTIEETLNIGWGLLAMLPRRELKRVRDEYLEKYLPGAAAAS; translated from the coding sequence TTGCTTAAGGAATATTTGACGATTCGCGAGGTTGCCGGCCCCCTGATGCTCGTCGAGCAGGTGGAGGACGTGAAATACGGCGAGCTTGTGGAGATCGAGCTCCCGGGCGGGGAGGTCCGCCGGGGGCGTGTGCTCGAGGCATCGGGGACAAATGCCCTTATCCAGTTGTTTGAGGGCTCGACGGGCCTCAACATCTCATCAGCGAGGGTGAGATTTCTCGGCCATGGCATCGAGCTTGCCGTATCCATGGATATCCTCGGCCGCGTCTTCGACGGCCTCGGCCGTCCCCGGGATAAGGGGCCGCGGATCATACCAGAGAAGAAGCTGGATATCAACGGGAACCCGATAAACCCCTATGCCAGGGACTACCCGTCGGAGTTTATCCAGACGGGGATATCCGCCATAGATGGCCTGAATACCCTCGTGAGGGGCCAGAAGCTTCCCATATTCTCAGCGTCGGGCCTGCCCCATGCCGAGCTCGCCGCCCAGATCGCGAGGCAGGCCAGGGTCCTGGCCACGGAGGAGAAGTTTGCAGTGGTCTTTGGCGCCATGGGGATTACCTTCGAAGAGGCCGACTACTTCATCTCGGACTTCCGCAGGACCGGTGCCATAGAGCGCGCGGTGCTCTTCGTAAACCTCGCTAACGACCCTGCCATCGAGCGGATCGCGACGCCCAGGATGGCCCTGACGGCCGCCGAGTACCTGGCGTATGAACAGGATATGCACGTGCTGGTCATCCTCACCGACATGACGAACTACTGCGAGGCCTTGCGCGAGGTCTCCGCTGCGCGCAAGGAGGTGCCGGGCCGGCGGGGCTATCCTGGCTATCTCTATACGGACCTGGCGACTATCTACGAGCGGGCTGGCCGCATAAAGGGCAGGAAGGGCTCGATAACCCAGATACCGATCCTGACAATGCCCGAGGATGATAAGACACACCCCATAGTCGACCTGACGGGGTATATAACGGAGGGCCAGATATTTCTGTCGCGTGACCTGCACCGCAAGGGCATCTACCCGCCCATCGACGTGCTGCCCTCGCTCTCGCGGCTGAAGGATAAGGGCATCGGCAAGGGCAAGACGCGCGAGGATCATTCGGATACCATGAACCAGCTTTACGCCGCGTACGCCCGGGGCAAGGAGGCAAAGGAATTGGCTGTGATCCTCGGCGAGGCGGCGTTGTCCGGCATCGACAGGCAGTTTGCGAAGTTTGCCGATGCATTTGAGGCGCGTTATGTCACCCAGGGCAGGGATGAGAACCGCACCATCGAGGAGACGTTGAATATCGGGTGGGGACTCCTCGCCATGTTGCCCAGGAGGGAGCTCAAGCGCGTGCGCGATGAGTACCTCGAGAAGTACCTGCCTGGGGCTGCCGCGGCGTCCTAG
- a CDS encoding patatin-like phospholipase family protein — translation MSGKLAFIRRKPTIGLALGAGGLRGAAHIGVLQVLIEEGIHPDMISGTSAGSIVAGLYASGLDPGELERLVRGIHPEELFTIKISLKVLGKMLLKIVCDWLHLECPKLKGVPAGIIDGKELEALIGKASGGKGFEDLYIPCAIIATDINSGETIIFTAPHWIPHRGVQSDTAFSDTVFITDQPVSVAARASSGIPGIFTPFEVKGRSLVDGGVKDYVPAGILKSMGADAVIAVDLGYAGKRREPVDNVLEIVMQASDIMGRELTDVKLAGSADVIIKPKIYDVGLLDFDRIPECIERGRDAARASLPEIRRVLESLGRGSVRV, via the coding sequence ATGAGCGGGAAGCTGGCCTTTATACGGAGGAAGCCTACTATCGGCCTGGCGCTTGGTGCAGGCGGCCTGAGGGGGGCCGCTCATATCGGCGTGCTCCAGGTCCTCATAGAAGAGGGTATTCATCCCGACATGATCTCCGGCACGAGCGCGGGGAGCATAGTGGCCGGCCTCTACGCCTCGGGGCTCGACCCTGGCGAGCTCGAGAGGCTGGTGCGGGGTATCCACCCGGAGGAGCTTTTCACGATAAAGATAAGCCTGAAGGTTTTAGGGAAGATGCTCCTCAAGATCGTCTGCGACTGGCTGCACCTGGAGTGCCCAAAGCTGAAGGGCGTGCCAGCCGGCATCATAGACGGGAAGGAGCTCGAGGCGCTGATAGGAAAGGCCTCGGGCGGCAAGGGCTTCGAGGACCTCTACATACCCTGCGCTATAATCGCGACGGACATCAACTCCGGCGAGACTATAATCTTTACAGCGCCGCATTGGATCCCCCACCGGGGCGTGCAGAGCGACACAGCATTTAGCGATACGGTATTCATCACTGACCAGCCAGTTTCGGTTGCAGCGCGCGCCAGCAGCGGCATTCCAGGCATCTTCACCCCTTTTGAGGTGAAGGGGCGCTCCCTTGTAGATGGGGGGGTCAAGGACTACGTCCCGGCCGGCATCCTGAAGAGCATGGGCGCGGATGCCGTCATAGCCGTGGACCTGGGATATGCGGGCAAGAGGCGGGAGCCCGTGGACAACGTGCTCGAGATAGTGATGCAGGCCAGTGACATAATGGGGCGTGAGCTCACAGATGTCAAGCTTGCGGGCTCGGCTGACGTGATAATAAAACCGAAAATCTACGATGTGGGGCTCCTGGATTTCGACCGAATCCCCGAATGTATAGAGCGCGGCAGGGATGCTGCGAGGGCGAGCCTGCCGGAGATACGCCGCGTGCTCGAGAGCCTCGGCAGGGGGTCGGTCCGGGTGTAG
- a CDS encoding arginine--tRNA ligase, which produces MIRNSIREAQAEGELPPFDIPAIPIETSRDRSHGDFATTVALMLARSARRSPRDIAAILARRISVSGAPRGYVERVEVAGPGFINFFLRRAWLEETLAMIEEAGEAYGTSDFGGGAKIQIEFVSANPTGPMNVVNARAGAVGDTLANILAAAGYQVSREYYINDAGNQVDVLGKSVELRYRQLLGEPVELSPECYQGEYITDLARRALEEKGQDIAGMSGEERRGFFKGYAVSEILRMQRESLRAFGVEFDVWFSEKTLEDSGADKQVMEILGSKGLLYEADGAVWFKSTAFGDDKDRVVVKSDGKYTYLLRDLAYHKNKLDRGFDRVIDIWGPDHHGYVARTKAGVQALGYPADALEVLLLQLVTLYSHGEQVRMSKRAGEFITMDDLIQEVGRDAARYFFVMRNIDSHLDFDMELAKEQSQENPVYYIQYAHARLSSIMRQAAELGVKCVPAREADLGLLVEDAEVELIKKLAAFPDEIIAAARDRAPNRMAKYALDLSGMFHSFYNSYRVISDDRELTAARLVLANATRIVLRNLLGILGVSAPERM; this is translated from the coding sequence ATGATAAGGAACTCGATTCGCGAGGCGCAGGCGGAAGGCGAGCTTCCGCCATTTGATATACCGGCCATTCCAATAGAGACCTCCCGGGACAGGTCGCACGGTGATTTTGCAACCACCGTCGCGCTTATGCTGGCCAGGAGCGCGCGCAGGTCCCCGCGCGACATCGCCGCGATTCTGGCCAGGCGCATCAGCGTTAGCGGCGCCCCTCGCGGCTACGTGGAGAGGGTTGAGGTCGCCGGCCCCGGTTTCATAAACTTCTTTTTGAGGCGGGCGTGGCTCGAGGAAACGCTGGCTATGATTGAGGAGGCCGGCGAGGCCTACGGGACCAGCGATTTTGGCGGGGGCGCGAAGATCCAGATCGAATTCGTGAGCGCAAACCCGACCGGGCCGATGAATGTGGTGAACGCCCGGGCGGGGGCCGTCGGCGATACCCTGGCCAACATCCTCGCGGCCGCAGGCTATCAGGTGTCGCGCGAATACTACATTAATGATGCTGGGAACCAGGTGGACGTGCTCGGCAAGTCCGTCGAGCTGAGATACAGGCAGCTGCTGGGGGAGCCCGTGGAGCTCTCCCCCGAGTGCTACCAGGGGGAATATATCACCGACCTTGCGCGCCGGGCCCTTGAGGAGAAGGGCCAGGATATCGCTGGCATGTCCGGCGAGGAACGGCGGGGCTTCTTCAAGGGCTACGCGGTATCAGAGATACTGCGCATGCAGCGGGAATCGCTCCGCGCCTTTGGCGTGGAGTTCGATGTATGGTTTTCGGAAAAGACCCTGGAGGATTCTGGCGCGGACAAGCAGGTCATGGAGATCCTGGGCTCGAAGGGCCTGCTCTACGAGGCGGACGGGGCTGTCTGGTTCAAGTCGACGGCCTTCGGGGATGATAAGGATAGGGTTGTCGTCAAGAGCGACGGGAAATACACCTACCTCCTGCGCGACCTCGCATACCACAAGAACAAACTCGACCGGGGGTTTGACAGGGTCATAGATATATGGGGCCCCGACCACCACGGCTACGTCGCACGGACGAAAGCGGGCGTGCAGGCCCTTGGCTACCCTGCGGACGCCCTGGAGGTCCTGCTCCTCCAGCTTGTGACCCTTTACTCCCACGGTGAGCAGGTCAGGATGTCGAAGCGGGCCGGCGAGTTCATCACAATGGACGATCTGATCCAGGAAGTCGGGAGGGATGCCGCGCGTTACTTCTTTGTGATGAGGAACATCGACAGCCATCTCGACTTCGATATGGAGCTCGCCAAGGAGCAGTCGCAGGAGAACCCGGTGTACTATATCCAGTATGCCCACGCCAGGCTCTCGAGCATCATGAGACAGGCCGCTGAGCTTGGGGTGAAGTGCGTCCCTGCGCGAGAGGCCGACCTCGGGCTCCTGGTCGAGGATGCCGAGGTGGAGCTCATAAAGAAGCTCGCGGCGTTCCCGGATGAGATCATCGCGGCGGCCCGGGACAGGGCGCCGAATCGCATGGCCAAGTATGCGCTGGACCTGTCGGGCATGTTCCATTCCTTTTATAACAGCTACAGGGTGATAAGCGATGATCGGGAGCTGACCGCCGCCAGGCTGGTGCTGGCGAATGCAACCCGGATTGTCCTACGCAACCTGCTGGGGATCCTGGGGGTTTCGGCTCCGGAGCGCATGTGA
- a CDS encoding DUF624 domain-containing protein produces MGRAGQELRKAGSVFVKSIKDSYGYLGTVLMNSIMWFAWAVIVVMGASLFTRSPWVVAGLALVGTAPATAAASYVVFLVLKREDIGIRDFIVGFRRFGVRALGLMAAELLLIAVLLADIVFCFTNKNPVIKAVGGIWIYALLFVLMMMNYLIPLVVQQDTGTGKALKRSALLILDNPFFSILMSFFNLLVAVVCIVIAPAFALLFMGILSFLQGNGAVEVLKKYNIHTVPEEEPYTPDILDTPEIPGIPEESSTGERSFNEEEKGV; encoded by the coding sequence ATGGGGAGAGCCGGCCAGGAATTGAGGAAGGCTGGATCCGTTTTTGTCAAATCAATAAAGGATTCCTATGGTTACCTCGGCACCGTGCTCATGAATAGCATTATGTGGTTTGCCTGGGCCGTCATTGTGGTCATGGGAGCCTCACTCTTCACAAGGTCGCCATGGGTGGTGGCGGGGCTCGCGCTGGTGGGGACTGCGCCAGCCACCGCCGCCGCTTCATATGTCGTGTTTCTGGTCCTGAAGAGGGAGGATATCGGGATCAGGGATTTCATCGTGGGCTTCAGGCGATTTGGCGTCCGGGCGCTGGGCCTCATGGCTGCGGAGCTTCTCCTGATAGCGGTTCTCCTCGCTGACATCGTATTCTGTTTCACAAATAAGAACCCTGTTATCAAGGCCGTGGGCGGCATATGGATATATGCCCTTCTTTTCGTCTTGATGATGATGAACTACCTGATCCCCCTGGTTGTCCAGCAGGATACCGGCACCGGGAAGGCGTTAAAGCGGTCGGCCCTACTCATCCTGGATAACCCCTTTTTCTCGATCCTCATGTCTTTTTTCAACCTCTTGGTGGCAGTCGTATGCATCGTCATCGCTCCCGCTTTTGCGCTGCTTTTTATGGGGATACTGAGCTTCCTCCAGGGTAATGGCGCCGTGGAGGTGCTCAAGAAATATAATATCCATACGGTCCCGGAGGAGGAACCCTATACTCCGGATATCCTGGATACCCCGGAAATCCCAGGCATCCCGGAGGAATCATCCACTGGAGAAAGGAGTTTCAATGAAGAGGAGAAGGGAGTGTAG
- a CDS encoding CTP synthase, which translates to MAKYIFVTGGVVSALGKGVTAASLGRLLKSRGLQVTALKLDPYINVDPGTMSPYQHGEVFVTDDGAETDLDLGHYERFMDVNLSKANNVTTGMIYWSVISKERRGDFLGGTVQVIPHITNEIKTRILRVGKESNADVAIVEVGGTVGDIESLPFLEAIRQLRTDLGREEVMYIHVTLVPYIVAAGELKTKPTQHSVKELRSIGIQPDVIVCRSDRPLSKEVKSKIALFCDIDEEAVIPNIDAQTIYEVPLIFEEERLDDIVAKRLGFPCGNRDLNEWREIVSKIKNPKRQVEIAIVGKYVALPDAYLSVTEALRHAGIAYEAEVKVRWVNSELLEERDPEVELSGVDGMVVPGGFGNRGIEGKIQAARFARERKVPYFGLCLGMQCAVIEFARDVCGLEEANSSEFDPDTPHPVIDLLPEQKDVEDLGGTMRLGTYPCRLTNDSISARSYEREVIYERHRHRYEFNNEYRAKLVDAGMRIAGISPDKRLVEIIELPGHPWFVGTQFHPEFKSRPNRPHPLFKSFIGAALECRECRGTQGCSQE; encoded by the coding sequence ATGGCAAAATATATCTTCGTTACGGGCGGGGTTGTTTCCGCCCTTGGAAAGGGCGTAACGGCGGCGTCCCTCGGGAGGTTATTAAAGAGCAGAGGATTGCAGGTCACAGCCCTGAAGCTCGACCCATATATAAATGTCGACCCGGGCACCATGAGCCCCTACCAGCATGGTGAGGTTTTCGTCACCGACGATGGCGCCGAGACAGACCTGGACCTGGGACACTATGAGCGCTTCATGGATGTGAACCTGAGCAAGGCCAACAACGTAACGACGGGCATGATCTACTGGTCGGTCATCTCCAAGGAGAGGCGGGGTGATTTCCTCGGCGGCACAGTTCAGGTCATTCCTCATATAACCAATGAGATAAAGACGCGCATCCTGAGGGTTGGCAAGGAGTCCAACGCGGATGTGGCGATCGTCGAGGTCGGCGGGACGGTCGGCGACATCGAGAGCCTGCCGTTTCTGGAGGCCATACGCCAGCTGAGGACCGATCTCGGCAGGGAAGAGGTCATGTACATTCATGTAACGCTTGTGCCGTATATCGTTGCAGCCGGGGAGCTCAAGACAAAGCCGACTCAGCACAGCGTCAAGGAGCTCAGGAGCATAGGAATCCAGCCCGATGTCATTGTGTGCAGGTCCGACCGGCCGTTGTCCAAGGAGGTCAAGAGCAAGATAGCCTTGTTTTGCGATATCGATGAGGAGGCCGTAATCCCCAATATAGATGCCCAGACCATCTATGAGGTCCCGTTGATCTTTGAGGAAGAGCGTCTTGACGATATCGTAGCGAAGAGGCTGGGCTTCCCTTGCGGCAATAGAGACCTGAACGAGTGGAGGGAGATTGTCTCAAAGATCAAGAACCCGAAGCGCCAGGTCGAGATAGCCATCGTGGGGAAGTATGTCGCCCTGCCCGACGCTTACCTCAGCGTGACAGAGGCCCTGCGTCATGCTGGGATAGCCTACGAGGCCGAAGTCAAGGTGCGCTGGGTAAACTCTGAGTTGCTCGAGGAGAGGGACCCTGAGGTTGAGTTAAGCGGGGTTGATGGGATGGTGGTGCCGGGAGGCTTCGGCAACCGCGGCATCGAGGGGAAGATCCAGGCTGCCCGTTTCGCCCGGGAGCGAAAGGTGCCGTATTTTGGTTTATGCCTCGGCATGCAGTGTGCGGTCATAGAATTCGCGCGGGATGTATGTGGCCTCGAGGAGGCCAACAGCTCTGAGTTCGACCCCGATACGCCGCACCCTGTCATCGACCTCCTGCCGGAGCAGAAGGACGTTGAGGATCTCGGGGGCACCATGCGGCTTGGGACTTACCCGTGTCGCCTGACCAATGATTCCATCTCGGCGCGCTCATACGAACGTGAGGTGATATATGAGAGGCACCGTCACCGGTATGAATTCAATAATGAATACAGGGCTAAATTGGTGGATGCTGGCATGAGGATAGCCGGCATCTCCCCGGATAAACGGCTCGTTGAGATAATTGAGCTGCCCGGGCACCCTTGGTTTGTCGGTACCCAGTTCCACCCGGAATTCAAGTCGAGACCCAACAGGCCGCACCCTCTCTTCAAGAGCTTTATTGGAGCTGCCCTGGAATGTAGAGAATGCAGAGGCACACAAGGATGTTCCCAGGAATAG